One stretch of Harmonia axyridis chromosome 1, icHarAxyr1.1, whole genome shotgun sequence DNA includes these proteins:
- the LOC123686289 gene encoding probable methylcrotonoyl-CoA carboxylase beta chain, mitochondrial gives MFLRRFQNHIISSQISKKLSNAASVINTKLDTNSQQYKDNSCYMLELIETLHEKTTEILKGGGSKALKRHKSCGKLLVRERINLLLDSNSSFLELSSLAANGMYDGSIKSAGIVTGIGRIHGNNCMIVANDATVKGGTYFPMTVKKHLRAQEIAIANKLPCIYLVDSGGAFLPLQSEVFPDKEHFGRIFFNQATMSSMDIAQIAVVMGSCTAGGAYVPAMADESVIVKKQGTIFLAGPPLVKSSTGEIVTAEELGGADLHCSTSGVTDHYALNDEHALQIARDIVKNLNISAKNEFSDDFEDPIYDSEELYGIIGKDLQKPIDVREVIARVFDGSKFNEFKKKYGETLVCGFSQLYGKTVGIIGNNGVLFSESALKGAHFVQLCSQRKIPIIFLQNITGFMVGKQAETGGIAKNGAKLVTAVATSKVPKITLIIGGSFGAGNYGMCGRSYSPRFLYMWPNSKISVMGGPQAAGVLSQVANKNKDWSSEKISEFEKPIIDEFEKESSAYFSSARLWDDGVIDPKDTRKILGLSLAASLNNCDIEESKHGIFRM, from the exons ATGTTTCTCAGAAGATTCCAAAACCATATTATTTCATCTCAAATAAGCAAAAAGCTTTCAAATGCTGCCTCTGTTATCAATACTAAGCTTGACACTAATTCACAACAATATAAA GACAATTCTTGTTATATGTTAGAGTTAATTGAGACTCTTCATGAAAAAACAACAGAAATACTCAAAGGAGGTGGATCAAAGGCACTCAAAAGGCATAAATCTTGTGGAAAATTACTTGTACGAGAAAGGATAAATTTACTTCTTGACTCGAATAGCTCATTTTTAGAGCTTTCATCTTTAGCAGCTAATGGAATGTATGATGGATCCATAAAATCTGCAGGAATTGTGACAGGAATAGGAAGAATTCATGG aaataactgTATGATTGTAGCGAATGATGCTACAGTTAAGGGAGGTACCTACTTTCCAATGACTGTAAAAAAACATTTGAGAGCTCAAGAAATTGCAATCGCCAACAAATTACCATGTATTTATTTAGTGGATAGTGGTGGTGCATTTTTACCACTTCAATCAGAAGTTTTTCCAGATAAGGAACATTTTGGGAGAATTTTCTTCAACCAAGCTACTATGTCTTCAATGGATATAGCACAG ATTGCTGTTGTTATGGGATCTTGCACTGCAGGAGGTGCTTATGTACCTGCAATGGCAGATGAATCCGTAATTGTAAAAAAACAAGGTACAATATTTTTAGCAGGTCCACCTTTAGTCAAATCATCCACAGGGGAAATT GTTACTGCTGAAGAATTGGGAGGTGCAGATCTCCATTGCTCAACATCTGGTGTAACAGATCATTATGCGCTCAATGATGAGCATGCTCTACAGATCGCCAGAGAtatagtgaaaaatttgaatataagtGCAAAAAATGAGTTTTCTGATGATTTTGAAGATCCAATATACGATAGCGAAGAATTATATGGAATAATCGGTAAAGATTTACAAAAGCCAATTGATGTGCGAGAAGTAATTGCAAGAGTTTTTGATgggtcgaaattcaatgaattcaagaaaaaatatggaGAAACGTTAGTATGCGGTTTCTCACAATTATATGGAAAAACCGTTGGCATTATAGGAAATAATGGTGTCCTTTTTTCTGAATCTGCCCTGAAGGGAGCACACTTTGTTCAACTATGCTCTCAAAGAAAAATTCCTATTATTTTCCTGCAGAATATAACAG gaTTTATGGTGGGGAAACAAGCAGAAACTGGTGGAATAGCAAAAAATGGAGCAAAGTTAGTGACTGCTGTTGCAACCAGTAAAGTTCCTAAAATAACTCTGATCATTGGAGGTTCATTTGGAGCTGGAAATTATG GAATGTGTGGAAGATCTTATTCACCGAGGTTTTTGTATATGTGGCCTAATTCAAAAATATCTGTTATGGGAGGACCACAAGCTGCTGGAGTTTTATCTCAAGTAGCAAATAAAAACAAGGATTGGAGCTCTGAGAaaataagtgaatttgaaaaaccTATCATAGATGAATTCGAGAAAGAAAGCAGTGCTTATTTTAGTTCTGCCAG ATTATGGGATGATGGTGTTATAGATCCAAAAGACACAAGGAAAATTCTTGGTCTCAGTTTGGCTGCTTCTCTCAATAATTGTGATATAGAAGAATCAAAACATGGAATTTTCAGAATGTAA
- the LOC123684498 gene encoding long-chain fatty acid transport protein 4-like isoform X2 — protein MSFLLYFFKVAITVGVTSSIITLLRSRLFRIIIRTLPRDLKLAWIFAKLNCIILYRASLKRTIPKLFRNTLRKYPKKVAFHFEDETWTFEKVDEFSNLIGNYFKGLGYKRGDSVALLMDNRPEYVCIWLGLAKVGIITALINTNLISRDALSHAIKSGNCNSIIFGSKFKQMIEKVEKIMPELKIFQFNDHEGEILPDAVNLKQEIQNLSNGRNSLDSDIDEGKPEDKLIYIYTSGTTGLPKASIIKNSRYYLGYIVFNLGVDIKTEDVIYTPVPLYHTLGGMCGVSQALIKGATVVIRNKFSASNFWKDCEKYQCTMSQYIGEMARYVILAHQRSENKPSYKLKKMYGNGMKPTTWKQFVEAFNVGQIYEFYGSTEGNFALFNLDNKIGAVGYLPVYGDFAVPMTLIKCDSKGNPIRNAKGFCEICDYNETGLLICKISKLLPVTRFDGYTNEESTKKKILRDVLKKGDTYFNTGDVLVRDDHGYFYFKDRTGDTFRWKGENVSTTEVEDILSSILNKDVAVYGVEIPGSEGRAGMAAIVDQSKSLDLEQLKQICKENLPSYSIPVFLRIVQRIPQTGTFKIQKMDLQQEGYDINIVQDDLFFLDPCKKEYVKLEIDIYNDIINSKLRL, from the exons ATTAGCATGGATATTTGCAAAGCTCAATTGTATAATATTATATCGAGCTTCATTGAAACGTACTATACCTAAATTATTTAGGAATACCCTGCGTAAATATCCCAAAAAAgttgcttttcattttgaagacgAAACATGGACTTTCGAGAAG GtggatgaattttcaaatttgattggAAATTACTTCAAGGGCTTAGGTTATAAAAGAGGAGACAGTGTGGCTCTTTTGATGGACAATAGACCTGAATACGTTTGTATTTGGTTGGGTCTGGCTAAAGTTGGAATAATCACAGCTTTAATAAATACTAATCTtatttctcgagatgctttGTCCCATGCTATCAAATCCGGAAATTGCAATTCTATAATTTTTGGATCGAAATTCAAACAAA TGATAGAAAAAGTCGAAAAAATTATGCCTGAGTTaaaaatattccaattcaatGACCACGAAGGAGAAATTCTTCCTGATGCAGTTAATCTGAAACAAGAAATACAAAATCTATCTAACGGACGAAACTCCCTGGATTCGGATATCGATGAGGGAAAACCAGAAGATAAATTGATATACATATACACTTCAGGAACTACTGGTTTACCTAAGGCTtccatcataaaaaattcaag atattattTAGGATACATTGTTTTTAATCTAGGTGTCGATATAAAAACTGAGGATGTTATCTACACTCCAGTTCCTCTGTACCATACACTTGGAGGCATGTGTGGAGTATCACAAGCATTGATTAAGGGAGCCACGGTCGtcatcagaaataaattttcagcCAGCAATTTTTGGAAAGACTGTGAAAAGTACCAATGTACT ATGTCCCAATACATAGGTGAAATGGCGCGATATGTTATACTAGCCCACCAGAGGTCCGAAAATAAACCGAGCTACAAATTAAAAAAGATGTATGGAAACGGTATGAAACCCACAACGTGGAAACAATTTGTTGAAGCTTTCAATGTCGGACAAATTTACGAGTTCTATGGAAGTACTGAAGGAAACTTCGCATTGT TCAATTTGGACAATAAAATTGGTGCTGTAGGGTATCTTCCCGTATATGGAGACTTTGCTGTTCCCATGACTCTAATAAAATGCGATTCCAAAGGTAATCCAATAAGGAATGCAAAAGGATTTTGTGAAATTTGTGACTATAATGAGACTGGACTTCTTATCTGTAAGATATCCAAATTATTGCCTGTCACGAGATTCGATGGTTATACTAATGAAGAAtccacaaagaaaaaaatacttCGAGATGTTTTGAAGAAAGGAGACACATATTTTAACACAGGAGATGTACTCGTCAGAGATGATCATGGCTACTTTTACTTCAAAGATAGGACTGGTGATACCTTCAG atGGAAAGGTGAAAATGTATCTACGACAGAAGTAGAGGATATACTAAGTAGTATATTGAATAAAGATGTTGCTGTATATGGTGTAGAG ATTCCTGGAAGTGAAGGCAGAGCAGGAATGGCGGCTATCGTGGACCAATCGAAATCCCTAGATCTTGAGCAGTTGAAACAAATATGCAAAGAAAACCTTCCATCCTATTCTATACCAGTTTTTTTGAGAATTGTACAACGTATTCCGCAGACTGGAACTTTCAAGATTCAAAAGATGGATTTACAACAAGAAGGTTATGATATTAATATTGTGCaagatgatttattttttcttgatcCTTGCAAAAAAGAATACGTTAAGCTTGAGATTGATATTTATAATGACATTATCAATTCAAAGTTGAGACTTTGA
- the LOC123684498 gene encoding long-chain fatty acid transport protein 4-like isoform X1 translates to MDSLDFMNIRRFISSLIRNRNYFFKVAITVGVTSSIITLLRSRLFRIIIRTLPRDLKLAWIFAKLNCIILYRASLKRTIPKLFRNTLRKYPKKVAFHFEDETWTFEKVDEFSNLIGNYFKGLGYKRGDSVALLMDNRPEYVCIWLGLAKVGIITALINTNLISRDALSHAIKSGNCNSIIFGSKFKQMIEKVEKIMPELKIFQFNDHEGEILPDAVNLKQEIQNLSNGRNSLDSDIDEGKPEDKLIYIYTSGTTGLPKASIIKNSRYYLGYIVFNLGVDIKTEDVIYTPVPLYHTLGGMCGVSQALIKGATVVIRNKFSASNFWKDCEKYQCTMSQYIGEMARYVILAHQRSENKPSYKLKKMYGNGMKPTTWKQFVEAFNVGQIYEFYGSTEGNFALFNLDNKIGAVGYLPVYGDFAVPMTLIKCDSKGNPIRNAKGFCEICDYNETGLLICKISKLLPVTRFDGYTNEESTKKKILRDVLKKGDTYFNTGDVLVRDDHGYFYFKDRTGDTFRWKGENVSTTEVEDILSSILNKDVAVYGVEIPGSEGRAGMAAIVDQSKSLDLEQLKQICKENLPSYSIPVFLRIVQRIPQTGTFKIQKMDLQQEGYDINIVQDDLFFLDPCKKEYVKLEIDIYNDIINSKLRL, encoded by the exons ATTAGCATGGATATTTGCAAAGCTCAATTGTATAATATTATATCGAGCTTCATTGAAACGTACTATACCTAAATTATTTAGGAATACCCTGCGTAAATATCCCAAAAAAgttgcttttcattttgaagacgAAACATGGACTTTCGAGAAG GtggatgaattttcaaatttgattggAAATTACTTCAAGGGCTTAGGTTATAAAAGAGGAGACAGTGTGGCTCTTTTGATGGACAATAGACCTGAATACGTTTGTATTTGGTTGGGTCTGGCTAAAGTTGGAATAATCACAGCTTTAATAAATACTAATCTtatttctcgagatgctttGTCCCATGCTATCAAATCCGGAAATTGCAATTCTATAATTTTTGGATCGAAATTCAAACAAA TGATAGAAAAAGTCGAAAAAATTATGCCTGAGTTaaaaatattccaattcaatGACCACGAAGGAGAAATTCTTCCTGATGCAGTTAATCTGAAACAAGAAATACAAAATCTATCTAACGGACGAAACTCCCTGGATTCGGATATCGATGAGGGAAAACCAGAAGATAAATTGATATACATATACACTTCAGGAACTACTGGTTTACCTAAGGCTtccatcataaaaaattcaag atattattTAGGATACATTGTTTTTAATCTAGGTGTCGATATAAAAACTGAGGATGTTATCTACACTCCAGTTCCTCTGTACCATACACTTGGAGGCATGTGTGGAGTATCACAAGCATTGATTAAGGGAGCCACGGTCGtcatcagaaataaattttcagcCAGCAATTTTTGGAAAGACTGTGAAAAGTACCAATGTACT ATGTCCCAATACATAGGTGAAATGGCGCGATATGTTATACTAGCCCACCAGAGGTCCGAAAATAAACCGAGCTACAAATTAAAAAAGATGTATGGAAACGGTATGAAACCCACAACGTGGAAACAATTTGTTGAAGCTTTCAATGTCGGACAAATTTACGAGTTCTATGGAAGTACTGAAGGAAACTTCGCATTGT TCAATTTGGACAATAAAATTGGTGCTGTAGGGTATCTTCCCGTATATGGAGACTTTGCTGTTCCCATGACTCTAATAAAATGCGATTCCAAAGGTAATCCAATAAGGAATGCAAAAGGATTTTGTGAAATTTGTGACTATAATGAGACTGGACTTCTTATCTGTAAGATATCCAAATTATTGCCTGTCACGAGATTCGATGGTTATACTAATGAAGAAtccacaaagaaaaaaatacttCGAGATGTTTTGAAGAAAGGAGACACATATTTTAACACAGGAGATGTACTCGTCAGAGATGATCATGGCTACTTTTACTTCAAAGATAGGACTGGTGATACCTTCAG atGGAAAGGTGAAAATGTATCTACGACAGAAGTAGAGGATATACTAAGTAGTATATTGAATAAAGATGTTGCTGTATATGGTGTAGAG ATTCCTGGAAGTGAAGGCAGAGCAGGAATGGCGGCTATCGTGGACCAATCGAAATCCCTAGATCTTGAGCAGTTGAAACAAATATGCAAAGAAAACCTTCCATCCTATTCTATACCAGTTTTTTTGAGAATTGTACAACGTATTCCGCAGACTGGAACTTTCAAGATTCAAAAGATGGATTTACAACAAGAAGGTTATGATATTAATATTGTGCaagatgatttattttttcttgatcCTTGCAAAAAAGAATACGTTAAGCTTGAGATTGATATTTATAATGACATTATCAATTCAAAGTTGAGACTTTGA